The following DNA comes from Aythya fuligula isolate bAytFul2 chromosome 14, bAytFul2.pri, whole genome shotgun sequence.
TATGAGAAGGATTTGAGGAGTGGTTAGCCAGCTGGCATTGAGAACCTAGGAGAATTTGTTGTAGCCAAACCTTTTGCACaaggaaaatgcaaatgcagCTCAGGCTCAGTCACTAAACTGACTTTAGCAGGCAGTTCAGTGTGTGTAGTCACCTTAGAACATCCTGAAACTCCTCCTTTTTCAGCTGTTATATCAAGTCTGTTGGGTTGTGTCTGCAAACTTGTCACTTGCCTACGTGAGAAATTTCCCTCGTGCTGTTGAAGCGCCGCTCCTGTTCGTTACAGGAGCCCACATAAAGGACACTCGTCAGGGAGGTGCAGGCCATGTGCTTCCTGGGCTGCTGCAATTCAAAGCCAGGGCGATGTGCTGCTCGTTTGACATCTCTAAGTGGTAGGGGTCTCTTGTCCCTGCACATCTCCTGGCAGGGCACGGCGGTCCCCCTGGACCTGCTgcgccccagctgctgccccaccAGGGACTGAGGGTCCGcgctccttcccctgctgtaTGAGCAACTCCTGCTAGTCAAGAGGCATTCAGGCTGAGAAGagctctgcttcctgcagggaagcagcaagGGCCGTGTGTGCTGCAGTTCCAGCAAATGGGCCAGCTCAGACCTGGCATGGAAAATGTTGAGGCGCTCTGAGACCCGAGGGATGTAGGCAGCACTCAGTGTAAGACAGCTTTGGGCACCTCTAtttggaaaaggaggaagaaagaggcGAGTTCAGTTTTACAGTATACacaattttaataacaaaatctttctgtacactgcactttttttttactccatttTGCTCCGTTACTCGTACCCCCTCCCACCAGGAATCGGCTCGTTAACCGTAACTTAATTACAGTGCGCATAGGACTCTTAATCTCTGGTTGCCACGCTGGTAGAATAGTTCACTCACTAATGTTTTCATgatggtgaaaagaaaaagtgtggtGTTTTCTGTcgttttttaacaaaagagtAGTTGAAGGCTAGCAGTTTCAGTGTGTACATCACAGGTGCACAAGCCACATGGTGTTTTGCTCTTAAATCACACAAGTTTTGCCCTGTCTGAGGCCAGATTATATCCATCAAAGCTTCTGTCACCTCTCCCTAGATCTCTCTCTCGGAAGGTTTTTATACCAGACACGAAGTGCTGTGTTTCCAGCTGACTCTGAGATGATCTCCAGGCATCCCGCTGGCATGGTGCTTAAAAAGCCTGGCACCACTTTTGGTGCATGGGACTGCAGCGCAGaggggcacggggagggagggagggagggaggagctgctgctgggcactgccgctgggttttgctgctgttccctTGCTTGTTCTTCTTTCTGGGGCAGGAGATGTGCCATGTACCTTCCTGAACTCTAATTTTTATGGAAAGCTGAAGATGAAGCTCAGCTTTCTGGGTAGGTTTCATAGGTCTGAACAGATGGATTTTAATAGCTGTGCAGCTCGCAAAATTAAatcaactttatttttgtgctactttaatgaaaataaactcaggcacattaaaaaacaagcacataGTGCAGATTTCTGATTAAAGCCACCGGATGTTTCGGTTGCACGTGTCAGCAATAGGGGGCTGTCTTCCAGGGACGTCATGGGACGGGAGCTGAGATGCTGGGGATGCGGGCAGGCTGGGCCTAGCTCTGCAAAATCGGGTAACTTCTGCTTgggggaaaagcaaaacaaccaaACGTGGATATGGTGGCGTGAATCGTGCTTCCTTCTGATAGGAAACGGGAGCTCTGCTGACACTGGCAGAGGAGCCCTTCAGTCGGAGGCTCAGCGCTCACCCATTTTACTCCTGATCAAGTAATTCCTAGTTGTGTGCGTTTAAAGGATGATCTAATGCAGAGCGACTAACGAGAGGGGAGCTGAAAGCATTAATTCAGACCTGTTCCAACACGATGACTCAAAAATGGAGCTTGTGCTGCTGGGTTTGCATTTCACTGACAcgagggtggggaggaggaagcgGGGGAAAGCAGGGAGGCTGGAGGAGGTCTCTGGGTgggacaggcaggagcaggggaacgAGTTTTCCTTCCTAAAAGGCCCTGAAGGCTTGAAGATGCTGTGCCAGGAGGTGGTGAGGCACCTGTAGTGCCACTTAGGATGGTAGAAACTGAGGCTGTAGAACAGAGATGATATTTGGGGAGGACAATTTAACAACCTCTTGTCATCAGGCAGCGCTCATACAGGAATGCCGATAACTTAAGCCAAATCATCCTGGTTCCTGTTCCCTAAACAAGGCAATTATTACAATCCCTGCTTTGGAAGAGTCACAAGCCATTGCGAACGGAAGACAGtgacttaaaaatgaataaatgaaacaaaaactaacaGCCTCTTGTGGTGCCCTGGTGTAGGATGATGGCTTTCCCTGCAGTTTGCTGTCCCTCCCAAGGGACTTCCAGTTGACTTTGCTGCTCATGTTTGACATCCCGTGGGTTTTGTTGTACCCGTTACCCTAAACATAATGGTTATGGACTGACTTTATTTATGTCTGGAACCTGGCTACAAGTGGTTTGGGAAATGGCAGATGTGAGCCATGGTATTTGGGTACGAGCAGCTTACAGTTGGGATGGGACACAGAAGAGGATTGACCCAGCACTGCCTGTtggctggagcacctgtcaGTACTCTTGGGCAGAATTACAAGGTGCTAAGGATGGAGAGGGCTTTGGGGGAGTTGGGAAGGCACCTCCTGGGCGCCCTGGTGGAGGAGGGTTGGGTTGGTACCTTTCAAACCACCCTTCAGGGTGGCTGGGCACGGAGCAGCAGGGCGCAATTCCCTCCAGCACGCGGCTGGGGGCACCGGGCTCAGTATGGACCTgctgggaggagctggtggagtAAGATCGTTAGGCTGCCAGCATAATTAATGAGCTCAGTCCTAACTCTGTCTCTGCTGGTGCCTACGTGGGAATCACTCCCCAGAGCGTCTGCTCCCCACTTCCCCAGCACAGAGCGTGGGGTTGGCTGGCACGAGGCAAGGGCCTGGCGCTGCACGTGGGGTGCCCAGTCCAGAGGGAAGAGCAGCgagctcctgctcctggtgaGGAATGAAGCAAGGCTCTCCGCAAGCAGCTACATGCACAAAGTTTTTGTGTCTGTCACCTTAGGTCTGGCCTTTTGGATCTCGTGGGATTTTATCATAGGGAATATTCCCTCATTGCCCACCTGCCTCGCCAGATTTATTGTACTAAAATCAGGAATTGACTTCCTAGAAGGGATGCAAATTGGCTCATCGTGTTATAAACAGTTAAGGGGGTTCAAAGTTGTCTTATGGAAAACCTCACTGAACCTCTTCTATTAAAGTACAGAGTCACaggaagtaaacaaaaatatttgttttataataagGGCACTGTATGTAAAAGTAAAGTGATGCAAATTAATATCTTCAAAACCAGTAATTGAAAAAACCTTTATGTAAAATCTGAACAGAAGTCACACTTATCTTGCTATAATTGCCTTGGACGAATTCATTTCACAATAAAACATCAAACTGTTGTATAATTGCACCCTAAATACCTCACTAAGTGGTAATACAGATATATAAAAGCAGAGTGAAAtagcaaacagatttttatgcagtgattttctgtttaaaaagtttGCAGAATAGTTTAGTACAACACAATTAGCATACTGTAATTACTGATTCGTTCAAGGTATGTCAACACCGTGAGGAATTTCTCTTCATCTGTGTTTGCTGGTAATCGTTTAACACTGCAGCATTGGACACAACACGGTTTTTAgttatacatacatgtatatatatacttaaaaaaaataataagccGTCCCTCTGGTCCTTTGAACTTTGGTTAGGATGTTTACAATATTTGAGCAGttgacttaaaaataatgtcatcCTGTGCAGCCCCCCCGCCCGCCCACCCCCGTGGCATCTCTGTACCACTGTCGCTGCATAgatctgcaaatatttacatataatttCAGAATATATTATAAATAGCAGTATGGTACTTCTGGCTGAAGAAATCAAATTGCTCCTTAGGAACGAGGTGCGTGTGtgtctatatatatttatatatgatttttaatGGCATCCTAGTTTAGGTTCTGTCCCGTATCAAGTAAGAAACGAAGCATTTTTCAGTGAACTATTCTATAAACTAATTATATCGTCCTAACTTATCAGAAGGTACGTGGTTCTGAATTGGTAATTACCTTGAATTTTGGAAGAGGAGGACAAGTGAGAGCTTATATTACAGGGGCTAATTCTGTCTCCAGAGAAACCAGCGGAGTTAGTGCATGAAAATAGCTTCCAGGCAAGAGGAAGCCTCAgccgggggggcagcggggggacAAAGAGaggtttcttccttccttccctctctcttaACCTCGCAGTTgatatttacttttcattaagaaaaacttGCATCAAGGGTATTTACACATGAAAAGGTGTGGAAATGTTTGTTCATAGGCGTGAGTAATGAGGCTGAATTCATGAAAAGCATTACCCAGTCAGACCAGAGATCCAATGCAATTTAAATGCCTTTAATATTTAGAATCGATCACATCGTACCGAGCCTTCCTAATTGAGCCACGCTGGCTACTTTGCAAGCGCCGGGAGAGTCATCCTGATTAATTTGTGATCGTGTGAACCGCTCCTGTCTGTGTTTGCTGTGAGCTTTAGCAAGGTACGTTTAAGCAAGCCAAACTATGAATATGGAGGTAGGAAAACTgtagttaaaataaattcacCGGTCCCCAATGCATCGAAATCCCCACCTGAacatttgttacttttttttttccccttcccttctcccctttttACTCTCGAGTGGAAATGATCAGAGGAGGAAAACCTTCCTCCAAGTCTGCCTTTTAAAGTGAGCTGAGCCAGCTGGGATGTTTGGGATCGTACAGCTGCAGGCGAACAAATGCAGTGTATGTTCCTCTGCAGATCTCTGTGCAGATACCCAATCTCCTTCCACTCGGGctgttttcattagaaaaagtAGAATATGGAGACTCCGGTATAAATGTTTACACACAGTCATAGAATTACATAACATGAAACATTGTACATAGTTGGAGGTGAGCATCTTTTTAGACTCTTAAACATTAGGAGTGCAAGTTGAATGTAATCATTGCTTctttaacactgaaaatattatggatttattttttaaaaaaacttaaaaatactGCACCACTCCATAAACAATGCTTCCATTAAGTAGCTTGGAAAATTAGGCTTTATGTCAACATTTGTAAAAATTAGAATCTGATGTAGGTCCcctacaattttaaaataggtTACTTATCTGGTTTAATTTTTGATGGCATGTAGGTATTATACTTCACATTCTTTGTATGGCAGCTGCTGACACTTGCATTGTCCATAGCCATTAATGATGATGAAGGGTCCTTCGTGGGTGGGTTCGTATTCATTATACGGTCCTTGGTCTGACATATTTGCCATATGTAGCCGTGTTTGGGATCGGAGTTGCCTGTGGTTTTGAATCATTGAGCACTGCCTAATTCTTCTTAATGTGGGAGGGCAGCATTTCCTGGAGATGAAGActataaaaatgataaaaaagaaagaaaacaataaagcCATTGTCCCTGTAATTACCCTTTGAGTGAAGATGGCATTGTTTGGCTCCGGGAAAGGTTCTTCGGTGGTGACGACCATGCCTGCCGTGGTTGGAATTTCTTTGTCTCCCATATGGAAATTAGAGGAGCTTATTCTTTTTGTGTACTCGGTGGTGGGGACCGCGGAGGTCGGAGCCGCGGACGTAACCCCGGCCGATAAATTCCAGCAAAGCTGAAAGCCGTGCACGGCGTCCAGGATGTCCTCTCCCTGGGTGTGGTCGGGGCTGTGGCAGAGGATGGGGTGCTCCCAGCGGCCGCGGAAGCCGCTCAGCCAGGTGGCCAGGGCGCAGATCTTGGGGCTGCACTCCCACAGATTGCCCGAGAGGCCCACGGTGGTGAGGGACGGGAGCGAGCCGAGGATCTTGGAGTCCAGGGTGGTCAGCTTGTTGTTATCCATGAGCAGGGTCTTAAGGTTAGGCATAGTTTCAAAAACCGTGAGGTCGATGGCTTTGATCTCGTTTCCAGTCAAATCGAGCTTTTCTAAGGTGCCCCAGGTCCACTCCATCCCACACGTCAAGTTGCTAATTTTGTTCCACTGCAAGAAGAGCGTGTGCAGGCTGCTCAGCCGGAGGAAATGAGCAAAATTAATCTTTGTCAGCTGGTTGTGCTCTAGGTGAAGCTCCCTCAGCTTGATTAATCCTGCAAATCCATTGCGAGCCAAACTTCGCAAGCGGTTTGTGCTCAGATCCAGGAACTCGAGGCTACGGCAGTCCCAGAACAGGCGGACGGGGATCGTCCGCAGGGAGTTGGAGCGCAAATGCAAGGTCTGCAGCTTGCGGAGGCCGTAGAGCAGCTCGGGGTGCAGAGAGGACAACTGATTAAAAGAGAGGTCCAAATTCTGCAGGTTAAGCAGCTGGCTAAAAGTTGTGTTTGGcaaatgaaagattttgttgGAACTTAAGACTAATTCCTTAAGTTTATATAGTCCTTGAAAAGAATCTTCTCTGACTGTTGCAATTTGATTATGATCTAAGTGAAGCCAAGTAAGTTGACTGAAGCTTGCAAATTGATCCCTTTCAAGTTCAGTAATAAAATTGTGCCTCAGTGACAAACCTAGAGAGcccttttcagtggtgtttgGCACTGAGTGAAACCCCTGAGAGTCACAGTAAAAGAGCAGCTTCTCACAGCGACATTTTGGTGGACAAGCCATGCCCAAGGCaggcagcatttttaaaaccatACTCATTGCATATAGTGCTGCCAGCATACGAGCCCCTAATGGCCACTTGAAATGTAAGCCTGCAGAATATAATTTAGGAAAACAACAAGATAGGATATCCTTATCAGTATACTTTGAACATCACGGTGGAAGATTTCACTGCAGATAACATTTCCATGCATTTCCGAAAAGCTTACTCTAAATGCAAGAAACAACTTACTACTAAGCACAGCATACTCGGATATTACACTTAGGATGAGCCTTTAGCGCTATCACGGAGGATTACAGCGGCACGATcggaaaacatttctttcacaaGGTTCACTTCAGCAAAACGTGCGTTAGCACCTAGCTGCTGCTGTAACACACAGCCGATCATTCATTTAAAAGGTAGAGAGAAAGGCATACACTTACCCATTCTTTTGAGTACATTGGAGGTTGCATTCAGTCGTAGTTTTAGACTCAACGCAGTGAGTCTGTGAAAGGCTCTAATGTAAGATAGCCTTTGAATAATTTACTGCGTTTTAGGGTCCTTTGATATTAGTGCAAAATTGAATCCACGATGCTCTCTTGGAATATTCCTTTTGAAATCGCTGGCTTGATCTCCTCTGACAggtctgtaattttaaaatcgATGCTTAATACAAGTTTTCTTCCTCCGTGGCTGCTCAGCTGTTTAATTGAAGCTCACGTTTTCTTTTTCCGCAGCTGTGGGTTCCTTTAGTCCTAACTTGTTGATGGCAGATGGGTGGCTTATTGCTGAGAGAAGCTCCTGGAGTAGCATGAGTGCATTtactgaaaagcttttcaggGAAGCGGTACAAGAATGGGTTTGCTTATGCGCTGCGACCACACAGGACTGTATATAGGCTGACGTCACCTGGTGACGTTCCTTTTGTTTGGGTTTTCCAGaagctttgctgttttaaagCATTGTGCTGCATCCTGTGATCGCGTTAAAGACCACTgatggagggggagaaaaatcaaCTGTAGGAGTCCTTCGTCCCCGCGATGCGAGGCAGGGGAGAGCCTTGCACCACCCCGCTCCCCCCCGCACCCTCGCTCGATTCAGCCGGCGCTGGGAGCAGCGCAGAGCTGCGGCTGGGAGCGCCTCGCCGCTAGCTGCTGCCGGCTGCCTGTTAAACCTGGCTGCGGGAAAGCAACTTTTGGATGGCGAGTGCACACGGTGTGAATAGGGGATGCTGATTAGCACCGGCCTCTCGGGGAGGTGAGAGGGATCTGGCAGCCCGGAGCTCCGCAGAACAACAGCCTGCGTGCGACCGGGGTCCCTGCAAAAGtgggaaagggggagagaaagagcaCTCCTCTAGGGGAAGCTGCCGTGTCGGGAAGTGCAGCACACGTCCCCGGAACAAAGGACGGGAGCTAATGTTTCAAATGATGggaaatttctggaaaaaaaggaaagctggcGGTAGAGCACAGGAAAGAACTTAATTGGAATCCAGCTTGACAGCACGCAGTTACAAAACTGggaaatcttttctcttttttttcccccttttattCCCACAAGCCCTGACTCCTGGGCTCGCTTGTTGCTGGGCACTGGAGCGTAGGGGAGCGAGTTGGGAGCCTGGCATTCCCAGCTGGGGCTCGGAGCAGTTTGAGGGCTTCCTGGCAGTCCCCCTGCACCCCGGGAGCAGGGGCACGGTGCCTTAGCAGCTCGCGGGGTGGGCGCAGGAGCTGGCGGGCAGCGTGCGCGCTGTCGAGCCGAGATGCATTTGCAGAACCCGTGACCCTGCAAAGCTGGCGGCACGGCCCGGTTCCTGGCTGCTGGTCCCAAATTTCCCCGGTCCCTTTATCCCCAGCAAGCTCTCCTGCGGGACAGCTGGCACCGAGGGGTGTGTGAATAGACGGCGTCGGGGCTGTCTGGGGGTTTTAGGATTTGGGGGCGAGCAGCAGCCATTCGGAGAGGCTGCCCTGGCCTTGACTTGCTCTGGGTGAGCCGGGGGTGTCAGCTTCCTGCTGCCAGCGCCTCGGAGCAGCTCTCATCTTTTActcttgtcttttattttcaccttGAGATGTAAAGCGACGGTGCGACGCGAGGCACTTGACGATGTTTGCTCTGTAGCAGCGAGGGATCATTTATGACCTCGGGACTGGGATGAGCTGAGAATAACAAACTGCCCGTGCTGACAGGGGGAGATGATGAATTGTCAGAGGAGGTCTTAGAAGAAAGCAGCCATTTACCTTTGTTATTAAACTTTGGCTCTTAATTTAAACTCAGACTTCTCGTTTTCTGCCTGCTTCTTCTCCCTTCTGTGTCCCACAGCACAACTAACCcacactgcctgcagcacctgcgTTCTGTGGCATTGTCCCTTCCAGAGCATGCCTGAGGAGGAAGCATTAGGTGAAGTGGAGGGATGGAGAAAGGTGAACTGCTTAAAAACAAGGGAAaccccaaacaaaaaaacaccccgggaaaataattatctttaatGATAAATCAGCAAATGCTAGGTAAATGTACTGAATTGCACCGTCATGGTAACTATTCTCACATTTGCTGCAGActgaaagaaacacacacaaagaagtTGCACAAACCTATTCAAAGAGTTTCTCCGTGGTTAACATTCACTGTGCAAAAAATATGCAAACTGAAATCCAGCCTGAGCCGCCAGCTGTCTTGTGGGACTACTGCAGCAATGTACCTGTAGCTGTGCTTCTCACAGCGCTAAGCTGGTGCAAAACCCTGATTTGAAGCCTTGATTTGAATTTTAATAACGCCTAAATGCGATAACACGATATTTAAAATAACGTTCCAAGGgtgtaatttaataaaatgaaaagagctCGGAGATCAAAGGTGGTTACTCTCCTGTGCCACTCTTCCCATTATTCCCAGGAGGCTGAGTTTAGGTAACTTTTGGAAGGGTTCTGCTTTTTTGCATTGCTGCCTGGTGGTAGGTTCCTCCCACGTGAAGATTGTGTAATCTGGCACGGAGTTAAGAGTTAGTGTTCAAACACGGTAAGTTGCTTCCTTTCTGAAGCTCTCAGTTCTTTGGCCCGTAACCAAACAAGGGCTATTTAGCACCTTGCCAGCAGGTTTCCTGTTTGGGAAACAGTTAACGCGAACTTTATGGGCGCTTTTCTcagcaaaacatgtttttatgcACGCTTGTCGTGAAGTACCAGCTATTACCGAAAGCACGCATCTGaatcttttttaaatctgaaactCTCTGCTGATATCCGCGTTGTGCCTTGGGAGCTGCCTGGGGTGTCAAGGTGCAATAGGCTGGGAAGAAactccagctgcctgcagagttCACACCGTTGCATTTCTTCGGAGACTGCAAACTCGCTTGCGTGCTGGGGAAAGCCACGTACGAGTGCCATCTGGAGCCTCCCGCCAGAACAGGCGCTTCGAGGTGACAACCAAAATCCTCACGTGTAACACCCAAGAGGGAAAATGGGGGAAAACCAGCTTGTTCTCGAGCATAAGCGTGCTCGGACCAAATGCCTCTCTCGGGGGCttctcccttgccctgctcGCTGCGCAGCAGTGGAGCTGGTTTCCCTGCTAGATGCGCGCGCTCACAAAGTAGAGCTGCACCCCGAGGCCAGCAGTGTCATTTCGTTAGGCTGACATCTTGTGGAAGCCTTCCTAGCGTATTAAGGACAACAAATGAGCTAATTTGACTCGATGGAGATGTGGGCTGGGCGACCTCCTTGCGCTTTTGGCGTGGAGGAGATGCCGTGCAGCCCCCGTGTTTTAGGGAGCCctggtggagctgcaggagacTCTGCATTCGTGTCCATAAGGAACCGGGACATGTTCCTGTCTCCTTGGCCGTCAGGTATCAGATAGGTGAACGCTGCTGGAATTCACGCATCATGCTTCGGTGCTTACCCTTCCTGGTCTTGAATCAGCACTGTTGCATCTGGAATTTGTTTGCAGCCCTGCTATGGGGGTAATGAAGGAGTACGGGCGGTCATCCTTCGTAGCCATGCAATTAGGCGAGGCGTCAAGGTGAAAATTAAGCATGTGACAAACGTGAATCAGAGCACTACATCTTAATGCCTTGCCACCAAGCCCTGCTTCAGCGGCCGCACGCTGATGTACaacttcccctgcctgcccagAGGAAGGTTTGCCAAGCGCACATTTGTCACTTGTTCAATCACAGCCATTAACCATGGTGCTGCCTGCTCTACCAACAGGGTAGAAGACAATTTGGAGATTACCTGAAGCAGAAATCCCTCTGTGAATgacctttttttaatttgggtAGAGCAGCATGAGGGATGGCTGCGGGGCAGGGGGCACCGGTCCTCAATAGCTCCCCGGTCTTAGGTGAAACTCTGAGATGAATAATGGAAGTTTTTGATATTTAGCTATAAAAACATGGCTGCATAACTGCGTCGTAGGACGTGCACTGCTGATCCTGGTCGCTTTAAGATAGCGTTCATTTGCTACCACTGCCGTGCTCTCCATTTTTACATTTGTGAATCAGTTGAGGTTGGATTTTAACGTTAGTAGCTGCAGGAAAAACttgtttcaggttttgtttctgagtCAGATGGCAGGCCTACAAAGGGAATGCTTTGTTGAGTTAGTGATTCCACTTTGCCTCCTTGTATACAAATcccctttctttgctttaagcaattaaaaaaaaataaatagagggGATAGCTGCGTGAGCTGGAACAGCAAGGATGTGACAGGGAGTGCTTGTGTTGCTTCCCAAGCAGCCTAGCGATGGTGGTGGGAGAGCAAAAAATGACGGGGTGAGGGAAACGTGCGATTTTTAATGCCAGTTCTAGCCTTTTTTATGAAGAtctgatttaaaagaaagtaaatttgCCGCATGGCTAAGCTAGTTACCCGTTGTACTGGACAGCGCGGTGGTGTCATGATGCAAAATGAGTGGCGTGGTCAGCGTGACCCCATGAAACCCACTGAATCTGTCAGCTGCTGCCGGCACCGCTGCCTGCGGAGCTTGTGATCCCCTCAGAGATAGCAGCACGCCGTGCTGGATAGCCAACAGTCCCCAGCaatcccagcagcagcctgaatATTCGGGGTTTGCCGTTGTCAGTCCTGATCCCGTGCGTAGAAGCTGCTTGCTGGGAGATGTTCCTCTCCGTGGCATCAGGGGGCTTCCGAGGAAGTTCAGGCTAGGAACAAGGGCCAAGTTTTTAATAGCAAGAGTAATTGGTTACTGGAACAAATTAcccagaggtgctgagcactcACTTGGAGCCTTTAAAGCGTGATTTATTGCTGTAGAGCCCAGCTTAAGCGGGAATTGTTGAGCCGTAGGGTGGAACCCGGGGGTGAAATTCATGGGGCTTGGACAGGGTGATCAGCATGGCCAAGGAGGGTGCGTAACTCCTCCAGATGCTGTCGAGGGTCAGAGCAGCCAATGTCCTGGCTCCGCTCAGACTTTACGGGGAGCACGTGGCCCCACAGCTAGCGTGCTGTGTTTAATTTGATGCAAATAATAcgtatatattaaaaaaaagccaagcaACTTTAGACTGGCACAACTTGACATCCTTGTCTTCAGGCCAGGGCCTCGCTTAGAATTGGTTTGGTGGTTTCGGGTGGGAATGACACAGGTCCcctctgtgcagctgcagaggggTGTTTGGTGTTCATCCcgtgctcctgcccctgccccagccctaGGGAAGGTGTGGGGTTAGCAGCTGACTCAGGAGGTGCTAAATTACTGTGGCTCAATTAGCGGGGTGGTTGGTGTCGCGACTGTCCCAAGTGCTC
Coding sequences within:
- the LRRTM2 gene encoding leucine-rich repeat transmembrane neuronal protein 2, encoding MGLHFKWPLGARMLAALYAMSMVLKMLPALGMACPPKCRCEKLLFYCDSQGFHSVPNTTEKGSLGLSLRHNFITELERDQFASFSQLTWLHLDHNQIATVREDSFQGLYKLKELVLSSNKIFHLPNTTFSQLLNLQNLDLSFNQLSSLHPELLYGLRKLQTLHLRSNSLRTIPVRLFWDCRSLEFLDLSTNRLRSLARNGFAGLIKLRELHLEHNQLTKINFAHFLRLSSLHTLFLQWNKISNLTCGMEWTWGTLEKLDLTGNEIKAIDLTVFETMPNLKTLLMDNNKLTTLDSKILGSLPSLTTVGLSGNLWECSPKICALATWLSGFRGRWEHPILCHSPDHTQGEDILDAVHGFQLCWNLSAGVTSAAPTSAVPTTEYTKRISSSNFHMGDKEIPTTAGMVVTTEEPFPEPNNAIFTQRVITGTMALLFSFFFIIFIVFISRKCCPPTLRRIRQCSMIQNHRQLRSQTRLHMANMSDQGPYNEYEPTHEGPFIIINGYGQCKCQQLPYKECEV